In a genomic window of Ignavibacteria bacterium:
- a CDS encoding ATP-binding cassette domain-containing protein, with product MLSITNITKRFGAHIANDHITLNVNGGRIYGLLGPNGAGKTTLIRMITNIIMPDEGEILLDGRTVSAIEQNSIGYLPEERGLYKKLTVAEQLTYFGQLKGFDGREAFKRGSWWLARMDAAGWESKKVQELSKGMQQKVQFISTILHEPKLVILDEPFSGLDPLNSDLLITVIKELQQRGTTIILSTHQMDQVERLCDDIALINKGRVVLNGSVREVRAGFRSDRVYVDYHGEDAPMREIFGTSVLDSAAGRVELRITDPSVQPMDVLRTAINNVEITRFEVAEPSLHDIFVQTVRESVTTS from the coding sequence ATGCTCTCAATAACAAACATCACGAAGCGCTTCGGCGCCCACATCGCCAATGATCATATCACGCTCAATGTGAACGGCGGACGCATCTACGGCCTCCTTGGTCCGAATGGTGCAGGGAAGACTACGCTCATTCGCATGATCACAAACATCATCATGCCTGATGAAGGAGAGATCTTGCTCGACGGCAGGACTGTTTCTGCCATCGAACAGAACTCGATTGGCTACCTGCCTGAGGAGCGAGGTCTGTACAAGAAGCTTACCGTTGCTGAGCAACTCACGTATTTCGGCCAGCTCAAGGGGTTTGACGGACGTGAGGCTTTCAAACGTGGCTCTTGGTGGCTGGCTCGCATGGACGCTGCAGGATGGGAGTCTAAAAAGGTTCAGGAACTCTCAAAAGGCATGCAGCAGAAGGTGCAGTTCATCTCCACCATCCTGCATGAACCGAAATTGGTGATCCTGGACGAGCCGTTCAGCGGACTCGACCCGTTGAATTCTGACCTGTTGATCACGGTGATCAAGGAACTTCAGCAACGCGGTACTACCATCATTCTCTCAACACATCAGATGGACCAGGTTGAGAGGCTCTGTGATGATATCGCCTTGATCAATAAGGGGCGTGTGGTTCTCAATGGCTCTGTACGTGAGGTTCGCGCCGGCTTCCGCAGTGACCGGGTCTACGTGGATTACCACGGAGAAGACGCTCCGATGAGGGAGATCTTTGGTACTTCTGTGCTAGACTCTGCTGCCGGGCGCGTCGAACTGCGAATCACCGACCCTTCGGTACAGCCGATGGACGTACTTCGCACCGCTATCAACAACGTCGAGATCACGAGATTCGAGGTGGCAGAACCGTCACTTCACGACATCTTCGTTCAGACCGTACGGGAATCCGTCACCACGTCGTAG
- a CDS encoding SBBP repeat-containing protein, whose protein sequence is MRVRCRLPLFIAVFIASVMALSASIAPSQRSAPNIPPAFERNVGQVQFDGGGSAAYVDAVIRMNGAMAYVHGGGLHIMQTAVTKDPASPKHEPEFDINTYRVDMQLIASNPAPRLEFQQKTDGIVRYILPGTGATGLISERFTALLYHDVWPGIDLRMYVTDLGVKYDFIVHPGADARQIAFRYVGGSGPYLSDKGDISVTTPLGMIGENAPVVFEKGLDGSRGNTVQAKFAVDGHSVRFEIGEYDRSRELVVDPQRVWGTYYGWNQNIETPRITADPFGNVFICGTTTATNMPNVAGVLQRRYKAGFDGFVAKFTELGKFVWHTYYGGSNNDRLRDVTTDAKGNVWTCGQTNSPDLPNLQMGSGPYGDWDSVQAAEAIVLKLLPNGSWGDSWQVYGRESDVATGIAVSADRVAIVGYTRSPRLGNLFGDAGYVKNPTNNSNNTDMFVSVVKPKTLNPDQWNNHYLIFYGGGGEDFGDKIGFDPTGNIIFGGITYSADFPVTDATTYKNYEDIAVVKFGPTPARQWATMFGTVSYDQFGDLAVDGTGAATVVGIVQAAGFPTINPLQATMRGLSDGFIRKILSNGTTQFSTYYGGDSLDALYGVAVDKSNNVWIAGFTNRSTTIPISPDAFQPTPNGNYGYDGYFAQLDPTGQTVLYGTYYGAPPQTPLPTISMGGPPPPPNSDFGMDILNDIFCEGNAYVSMMGSVNSYRMDTTAGAYQDSSKLDKDTLRANGFVSYFSNCPDSIVTIVANGPETLCDVETRQLVAPNGFNKYLWSNGVTTRTIVVSDSGTYSVVCTTLDGCRYRDTIIIRRNPKPVVNAGGDVVSCLNIPVTLTATPSVGTPPYRYKWNRVEPGPEFIDSDTLQSPSVSPGTTSRYEVTVTDAAGCIGKDTVLVSIMAPKPNTSPALVDFGTLDACATAAEQEIIIANPMDYDIRISTFTPDNANVSLVTSLVPPIQIPAGELTRLRVRIAPTAAGTINGTFTLSGTPCAWSVSFPYKAVKQQLTATVIPGTISFGAGVICQQTSKTDSTTIRNGGQEVLVLQAGIVSAPFVLVSPTTSVSINPGEERKVVFQYSPSGAGTFTTVAKFPFTSGSCSDTLRVNLNAITSEVTVTATPSSIDMGTLSGCEIERDTTITINNTSSVGVTVSLPSTAEVIFSPAGPLTIAARSTQNVRVTIRPAATGAFSQTATLVAEPCTVSLPVTFTAQKNGIAFTTPASVDFGEFSACEASASTTRTTQVTFDGTGSATVASVTTGSTLTTTLAVGQGLTPGQPVSFNVVWTPIAEGPLVDSIVVIFEPCSERRVIRVNGSRTRAELTSDNTNVALGSIAGTTTGTVTFTNSGTDTLRVGVTSRSANTFIVATRPANLTDILPGGRIEVDYRVNCAGRASFVDSIEAAVLSPCSSSAFTTFTGTCTTSTVAAQSHIVIDTAAVKIGDRFSVPIRIATSQGLNANNLRAWTANVTYNPMVVVGAGGSTPDCFVNGQFTPCTIAINGTRGTDTVGQIGELTFTAVLGTTDMTMLTLSNFVWTADTTADITTTDGKVVITDICREGGDRYLAPKLEGFSITVFPTPASTDLTILVKGAGTAPIPWSLANYIGVEVLNGTITPDASGTGQAVVDVRSLGAGLYLLTTDARGTTYRNTVLIQR, encoded by the coding sequence ATGCGCGTTCGCTGTCGTCTTCCTCTCTTCATTGCGGTCTTCATCGCCTCGGTTATGGCTCTCTCAGCCAGCATCGCGCCTTCCCAACGTTCTGCTCCAAACATTCCTCCTGCATTTGAGAGGAACGTTGGTCAGGTGCAGTTCGACGGAGGTGGCAGTGCCGCTTATGTTGATGCGGTGATCCGTATGAACGGAGCTATGGCCTACGTCCATGGCGGTGGGCTCCACATCATGCAGACAGCAGTGACCAAGGATCCGGCCTCTCCAAAGCATGAACCGGAGTTCGACATCAACACCTATCGTGTAGACATGCAGCTTATCGCTAGCAATCCAGCTCCACGACTCGAGTTCCAACAAAAAACAGACGGTATTGTCCGCTACATCCTTCCCGGCACCGGGGCTACTGGTTTGATCTCAGAACGGTTCACTGCCCTCCTGTATCACGACGTTTGGCCGGGGATCGACCTGCGGATGTACGTTACCGACCTCGGTGTGAAATACGACTTCATTGTCCATCCAGGCGCTGATGCTCGGCAGATTGCATTCCGATATGTAGGTGGCTCTGGACCATATCTGTCGGACAAAGGTGATATCTCCGTCACAACTCCACTCGGAATGATCGGCGAGAATGCTCCTGTGGTATTCGAGAAGGGGCTCGATGGATCACGTGGGAATACCGTCCAGGCCAAATTCGCGGTTGATGGGCATTCAGTTCGATTCGAGATCGGCGAATATGACAGATCCCGCGAGCTCGTGGTAGATCCACAGCGGGTTTGGGGAACCTACTACGGTTGGAATCAGAACATTGAAACACCACGGATCACGGCGGATCCGTTTGGCAACGTGTTCATTTGCGGAACCACTACGGCGACGAACATGCCGAATGTTGCCGGAGTACTTCAACGTCGATACAAGGCCGGCTTTGACGGCTTCGTGGCCAAGTTCACCGAGCTAGGCAAATTTGTCTGGCATACCTATTACGGTGGATCCAACAATGACCGACTACGCGATGTAACCACTGACGCCAAGGGGAATGTGTGGACCTGCGGTCAGACGAATTCGCCTGATCTGCCGAATCTCCAGATGGGAAGCGGACCGTACGGCGATTGGGATTCAGTCCAGGCAGCAGAAGCCATTGTGCTCAAGCTTCTTCCGAACGGCTCATGGGGAGACAGCTGGCAGGTATATGGTCGCGAAAGCGATGTTGCTACAGGGATCGCCGTCAGTGCCGATCGCGTTGCGATCGTTGGTTATACCCGCAGTCCTAGACTCGGGAATCTCTTCGGTGATGCCGGATATGTGAAGAATCCAACGAACAACTCGAATAACACGGACATGTTCGTCAGTGTTGTCAAGCCAAAGACGCTCAATCCGGACCAATGGAATAATCACTACCTCATTTTCTATGGAGGTGGTGGCGAAGATTTTGGTGACAAGATCGGATTCGATCCGACAGGGAACATCATCTTTGGTGGAATAACGTATTCGGCTGACTTCCCTGTCACAGACGCGACCACATACAAGAACTATGAAGACATCGCTGTTGTCAAATTCGGTCCAACGCCGGCTCGACAATGGGCAACGATGTTCGGCACTGTCAGCTACGATCAGTTCGGAGACCTCGCTGTTGACGGTACAGGTGCTGCAACGGTTGTAGGTATTGTTCAAGCTGCTGGTTTTCCTACAATCAATCCGCTTCAAGCAACCATGAGAGGACTGTCAGACGGGTTCATCCGCAAGATCCTCAGCAATGGAACAACACAGTTTTCAACCTATTATGGTGGGGATTCTCTAGATGCTCTCTATGGTGTTGCCGTAGACAAAAGCAACAATGTTTGGATCGCTGGATTCACGAATCGATCAACCACGATTCCTATTTCTCCGGACGCCTTCCAGCCTACACCAAACGGCAATTATGGATATGACGGGTACTTTGCTCAGCTAGATCCAACCGGACAGACCGTCTTGTACGGCACATATTATGGTGCGCCGCCGCAGACTCCCCTTCCAACGATAAGCATGGGCGGTCCACCGCCACCGCCAAACTCTGATTTTGGCATGGATATCCTAAACGACATCTTCTGCGAAGGCAATGCCTACGTAAGTATGATGGGTTCTGTGAATTCCTACAGGATGGATACCACAGCAGGTGCCTATCAAGATTCTTCCAAGCTCGACAAAGACACACTCCGCGCGAACGGGTTTGTTTCCTACTTCAGCAACTGTCCGGATTCCATTGTTACGATCGTGGCAAATGGACCAGAGACGCTGTGTGATGTTGAGACTCGTCAGCTTGTTGCTCCTAATGGTTTCAATAAGTATCTCTGGTCTAACGGAGTCACCACTCGCACAATTGTTGTCAGCGATTCCGGCACGTATTCAGTTGTCTGTACTACACTGGACGGATGCCGATATCGAGACACGATCATTATCAGACGCAATCCAAAGCCCGTAGTGAATGCAGGGGGCGATGTGGTCTCGTGTCTCAACATCCCGGTGACACTCACAGCAACTCCGTCCGTTGGAACGCCACCGTATCGATATAAATGGAATCGCGTGGAACCCGGTCCGGAGTTCATCGACAGCGATACACTCCAGTCACCATCGGTCAGTCCTGGCACTACATCTCGTTACGAAGTAACGGTAACAGATGCAGCCGGCTGCATCGGCAAGGACACTGTTCTGGTTTCGATCATGGCACCGAAGCCGAACACCTCACCGGCGCTTGTTGACTTCGGCACGCTCGATGCGTGCGCAACTGCGGCAGAACAAGAGATCATCATCGCCAATCCGATGGACTATGATATCCGTATCAGTACGTTCACACCGGACAACGCAAATGTCAGCTTGGTTACCTCACTTGTGCCCCCAATTCAAATCCCTGCAGGTGAACTCACACGTCTCCGTGTGCGTATCGCACCAACGGCAGCGGGTACGATCAACGGAACCTTCACACTCTCCGGTACGCCGTGTGCGTGGAGCGTTTCGTTCCCCTACAAAGCAGTCAAGCAACAGCTCACAGCCACGGTCATCCCGGGCACGATCAGCTTTGGTGCCGGCGTGATCTGTCAGCAAACGTCAAAGACCGATTCTACAACCATCCGCAATGGCGGTCAAGAAGTACTGGTTCTTCAGGCGGGCATCGTTAGTGCACCGTTTGTTCTTGTGTCTCCGACAACATCCGTGAGCATCAACCCCGGCGAAGAGAGAAAGGTTGTCTTCCAGTACTCACCGTCCGGCGCAGGCACATTCACAACAGTAGCCAAGTTCCCATTCACGTCAGGCTCATGCTCTGATACGCTGAGAGTGAACCTCAACGCGATCACATCTGAGGTGACGGTAACGGCAACTCCGTCATCGATCGATATGGGAACACTCTCCGGCTGTGAGATCGAGCGCGATACCACGATCACGATCAACAACACATCAAGCGTGGGCGTCACCGTTTCACTGCCTTCGACTGCAGAGGTGATCTTCTCGCCTGCCGGACCACTCACCATTGCAGCACGATCAACGCAGAATGTGCGCGTCACGATCAGACCAGCCGCCACAGGAGCGTTTTCACAGACGGCTACGCTCGTTGCAGAACCGTGCACAGTGAGCTTGCCGGTAACGTTCACAGCACAGAAGAACGGCATTGCCTTTACAACACCGGCTTCGGTGGACTTCGGTGAGTTCTCGGCATGTGAGGCCTCGGCATCAACCACACGGACCACACAAGTCACATTCGACGGAACGGGTTCTGCAACGGTGGCAAGTGTCACTACCGGTTCTACGTTAACAACTACCTTGGCTGTCGGCCAAGGGCTCACTCCGGGACAGCCGGTCTCATTTAATGTTGTGTGGACTCCGATCGCAGAAGGCCCACTCGTGGATTCCATCGTGGTGATCTTTGAACCATGCAGCGAGCGCCGCGTGATCCGCGTCAACGGTTCGCGTACTCGAGCAGAGCTCACTTCCGACAATACCAATGTTGCACTTGGATCCATTGCAGGTACAACAACAGGCACGGTTACGTTCACGAATTCCGGCACGGACACACTCCGTGTTGGCGTCACGTCTCGCTCAGCGAACACATTCATCGTCGCCACGCGGCCGGCAAATCTGACGGACATACTTCCCGGCGGAAGGATCGAAGTGGACTACCGCGTGAACTGTGCCGGACGAGCTTCGTTCGTGGATTCGATCGAAGCTGCAGTTCTTTCACCGTGTTCATCAAGTGCCTTTACAACCTTCACTGGTACGTGTACAACAAGCACTGTTGCTGCTCAAAGCCATATCGTGATCGATACGGCTGCAGTGAAGATCGGTGATCGCTTCTCGGTCCCGATCAGGATCGCCACATCGCAAGGTCTCAACGCGAACAACCTCCGGGCATGGACCGCCAACGTTACCTACAACCCAATGGTCGTTGTTGGTGCCGGTGGTTCCACTCCGGATTGTTTCGTCAACGGACAGTTCACACCGTGCACGATCGCTATCAACGGCACTCGTGGCACAGACACGGTGGGACAGATCGGCGAGCTCACATTCACGGCTGTTCTTGGCACAACAGACATGACCATGCTAACACTGTCGAATTTTGTGTGGACGGCAGACACCACGGCAGACATCACAACGACGGACGGCAAGGTGGTCATTACCGACATCTGCCGAGAAGGCGGTGACCGCTACCTCGCACCGAAACTCGAAGGGTTCTCCATCACGGTCTTCCCAACCCCTGCCTCAACGGATCTGACGATCCTCGTCAAGGGGGCAGGCACCGCACCTATTCCTTGGTCTCTTGCCAACTACATCGGTGTTGAGGTTCTCAATGGAACCATTACACCGGACGCTTCCGGCACCGGACAGGCCGTAGTTGATGTGCGCTCGTTAGGCGCAGGTCTGTACCTCCTCACCACAGATGCACGCGGTACCACGTACCGGAACACCGTGCTCATTCAACGATGA
- a CDS encoding succinate dehydrogenase/fumarate reductase iron-sulfur subunit produces MNLRLHIWRQAGPDATGMLKTYDVANVSEHMSFLEMLDVLNEDLIAKGEIPVAFDHDCREGICGTCGMVINGRPHGPVAKTTVCQLHMRTFKDGDEIYIEPWRARAFPVMRDLVVDRGSLDRIIQKGGFVSVNTGNAQDGNTLPISKLDADRAMDAAACIGCGACVAACPNASAMLFTAAKVGHLGSLPQGQAERSTRAMHMVLQMDAEGFGACTNHLECEAACPKGISAEFIAQMNRDYVGSAIGGRD; encoded by the coding sequence ATGAACCTTCGCCTCCATATCTGGCGTCAGGCCGGCCCCGACGCCACCGGCATGCTCAAGACGTATGACGTTGCCAACGTGAGCGAGCACATGAGCTTCCTCGAGATGCTCGACGTCCTCAATGAAGACCTGATCGCAAAGGGAGAGATCCCGGTTGCCTTCGATCACGATTGTCGCGAAGGTATCTGCGGTACATGCGGTATGGTGATCAATGGTCGCCCTCATGGCCCGGTTGCAAAGACCACGGTCTGCCAACTGCACATGAGGACATTCAAGGATGGTGACGAGATCTACATCGAGCCATGGCGAGCACGGGCATTCCCTGTGATGCGCGACCTTGTTGTGGACCGCGGATCACTTGACAGGATCATCCAAAAGGGTGGTTTTGTGAGTGTGAATACCGGCAACGCTCAAGACGGCAATACGCTTCCGATCTCAAAGCTCGATGCAGATCGCGCCATGGACGCTGCGGCATGTATCGGGTGCGGCGCTTGCGTAGCAGCGTGCCCAAATGCTTCAGCGATGCTCTTCACGGCAGCTAAGGTTGGACACCTAGGCTCACTCCCGCAGGGACAGGCCGAACGTTCAACTCGGGCCATGCACATGGTACTCCAAATGGATGCTGAGGGTTTTGGAGCCTGTACGAATCATTTGGAATGTGAAGCTGCCTGCCCGAAGGGGATCAGTGCTGAATTCATCGCTCAGATGAATCGTGACTATGTTGGAAGTGCGATCGGTGGACGCGACTAA
- a CDS encoding succinate dehydrogenase cytochrome b subunit, giving the protein MRAFGDVWRSNIFQKWVMALTGLLLVLFLIGHLSGNLLIFLGPEHMNEYGRSLRTMVHGAAIWLVRGGLLLVFVLHVWSAIRLTQRNRAARPEKYVKVDTRTSTMASRSMALSGLLLLVYALYHLAHFTWGTAHSQFYAGQTGWEYALADGTIVPDVYRMVLASFHEPLITAIYILAMVLLGLHLNHAVASAFQTLGVTNKRLVPVIRLVGPILGIGVAIGFCSVPLSIIAGLVH; this is encoded by the coding sequence ATGAGAGCGTTCGGCGATGTATGGCGTTCGAACATATTTCAGAAGTGGGTGATGGCCCTTACCGGCCTCCTTCTGGTCCTCTTTCTCATCGGCCACCTTTCAGGAAATCTCCTGATCTTCTTGGGGCCGGAGCACATGAACGAATATGGTCGCAGCCTCCGCACGATGGTCCACGGAGCAGCGATCTGGCTGGTTCGGGGCGGACTGTTGTTGGTGTTCGTGCTGCATGTTTGGTCTGCGATCAGGCTCACACAACGTAACCGAGCAGCACGACCGGAGAAATACGTCAAAGTGGACACACGCACATCTACGATGGCATCCCGTAGCATGGCGCTCTCTGGGCTTCTTCTCCTAGTGTATGCCTTGTATCACCTAGCGCACTTCACATGGGGCACGGCGCATTCGCAATTCTACGCTGGACAAACAGGGTGGGAGTACGCTCTTGCAGATGGAACCATCGTGCCAGATGTGTACCGTATGGTGTTGGCAAGTTTCCATGAGCCCCTTATAACAGCGATCTACATTCTGGCGATGGTTCTGTTGGGATTGCACCTTAACCATGCCGTTGCCAGTGCCTTCCAGACCCTCGGCGTAACGAATAAGCGTTTGGTCCCGGTCATTCGGCTTGTCGGCCCAATCCTCGGCATCGGCGTTGCCATTGGCTTCTGCAGCGTGCCGCTTTCGATCATTGCCGGCCTTGTGCATTAA
- a CDS encoding fumarate reductase/succinate dehydrogenase flavoprotein subunit: protein MELNSNIPGGPLQQKWDQHRADLKLVNPANKRKYNVIVVGTGLAGASAAATLAELGYNVSAFTYHDSARRAHSIAAQGGINAAKNYQNDGDSVWRLFYDTVKGGDFRAREANVYRLAQVSTSIIDQCVAQGVPFAREYGGYLSNRSFGGAQVSRTFYARGQTGQQLLIGAYQALMRQVGLGKVKLYNKQEMMDLIVVDGRARGIVSRDMVTGKIESYMADAVILATGGYGNVFYLSTNAKACNVTATYRAHKRGALFANPCYTQIHPTCIPQSGDYQSKLTLMSESLRNDGRIWVPKAKGDTRSPDQIPESERDYYLERKYPSFGNLSPRDIASRAAKEACDDGRGVGPGGLGVYLDFADAINRLGKDVIADRYGNLFEMYERITGEDPYKVPMRIYPAVHYTMGGLWVDYDLMSNVPGLFVLGEANFSDHGANRLGASALMQGLADGYFVIPYTIGGYFANGGFKPVTNDAPEARAAVSEAQTKVNTLLSINGKRSPTSFHRELGTLMWDKCGMARNEKGLTEALKRIPELRDEFWKNVTIPGTGAELNQSLELGLRVADFLEFAELMCTDALHRNESCGGHFREEYQTEDGEAKRNDEDFCYAAAWEYTGVGSKPTLHKEPLVFENVHLATRSYK from the coding sequence ATGGAACTCAACAGCAATATCCCGGGCGGACCACTTCAGCAGAAGTGGGATCAGCATCGTGCGGACCTAAAACTTGTGAACCCGGCCAACAAACGGAAGTACAATGTCATCGTGGTCGGTACGGGGCTTGCGGGCGCATCCGCAGCAGCTACTCTTGCTGAGCTCGGATACAACGTTTCGGCGTTCACGTATCACGACTCAGCACGCAGAGCTCACTCGATCGCTGCACAGGGCGGTATCAACGCAGCGAAGAATTACCAGAATGATGGTGACTCTGTATGGCGTCTCTTCTATGACACGGTCAAGGGCGGAGACTTCCGTGCACGTGAAGCGAATGTTTATCGACTTGCCCAGGTCTCAACCAGCATCATCGATCAATGCGTGGCTCAAGGTGTACCATTCGCTCGTGAGTACGGCGGATATCTCAGCAACCGTTCATTCGGTGGCGCGCAGGTGTCTCGTACGTTCTATGCACGGGGACAAACGGGCCAGCAGCTTCTCATCGGTGCGTATCAGGCACTCATGCGTCAGGTTGGACTTGGCAAGGTAAAGCTCTACAACAAGCAAGAGATGATGGATCTCATCGTTGTTGATGGTCGGGCTCGCGGCATTGTGTCTCGCGATATGGTAACTGGGAAGATAGAGTCATATATGGCCGATGCAGTCATCCTTGCTACCGGTGGCTATGGCAATGTCTTCTACCTGAGTACAAATGCCAAGGCTTGTAACGTCACGGCTACCTATAGAGCGCATAAGCGTGGGGCATTGTTCGCAAACCCTTGTTATACGCAGATCCATCCAACCTGCATCCCGCAGAGCGGAGACTATCAATCAAAGCTTACGCTGATGTCTGAGTCGTTGCGCAACGATGGTCGCATCTGGGTGCCGAAGGCCAAGGGAGACACGCGTTCGCCGGATCAGATCCCAGAATCTGAACGTGACTACTATCTCGAGCGTAAATATCCGTCGTTCGGAAATCTTTCGCCGCGAGATATCGCATCCCGCGCTGCAAAAGAGGCATGTGATGATGGTCGTGGTGTGGGACCTGGCGGACTTGGTGTGTATCTCGACTTCGCAGACGCCATCAATCGACTCGGTAAGGATGTTATCGCCGACCGTTACGGCAACCTCTTCGAAATGTACGAGCGCATCACAGGCGAAGACCCGTACAAAGTGCCGATGCGTATCTATCCCGCAGTGCACTATACAATGGGCGGGCTCTGGGTTGATTATGATCTGATGTCGAACGTCCCCGGCTTGTTCGTTCTCGGTGAGGCCAACTTCTCCGATCACGGAGCCAATCGTCTCGGCGCATCTGCCCTGATGCAGGGTCTTGCTGACGGATACTTCGTGATCCCGTACACCATCGGCGGGTACTTTGCCAATGGTGGTTTCAAACCCGTCACGAATGACGCGCCGGAAGCCCGTGCGGCGGTTTCAGAAGCACAGACAAAGGTGAACACCTTGTTGTCGATCAACGGGAAACGTTCGCCAACATCATTCCATCGCGAACTCGGCACGCTGATGTGGGATAAGTGTGGTATGGCCCGTAATGAAAAGGGGCTTACCGAAGCATTGAAGCGTATCCCTGAGTTGCGTGATGAATTCTGGAAGAACGTTACTATTCCTGGTACCGGGGCCGAACTCAATCAGTCTCTGGAACTTGGACTCCGTGTGGCAGACTTCTTGGAGTTCGCAGAACTCATGTGTACGGACGCCTTGCATCGCAACGAGAGTTGCGGCGGACACTTCCGCGAAGAGTATCAGACAGAAGACGGCGAAGCAAAGCGGAACGACGAAGACTTCTGCTACGCCGCGGCATGGGAGTATACCGGTGTTGGCTCAAAGCCAACGCTCCACAAGGAGCCCCTTGTCTTTGAAAACGTGCACCTCGCAACACGGAGCTACAAGTAA
- the mltG gene encoding endolytic transglycosylase MltG → MSVPKKRPLRRIVVLVMLASLAGAAGIVWTLQRPLPINGERVVHIARRTTIAGAIDSIDAQCTLPTPALVRMTARLMARITQRPVHHGWYRFTSSDSQWDVVTALLSGRRRPAIRVTIPEGLTYREIASILQRKAEIDSSAFVSWCEQDSVVAKYTDDAPSMEGYLMPDTYDVLWRDDASAIGERLAERARSIWNELNVRTSRKEGLTLASIVQAEAANVAEMPAIAGVYSNRLKRGMRLEADPTVQYGIGVKRRVLYRDLDDSHAYNTYLHTGLPPGPIGNPGADAIKAALHPAEHQFLYFVARGDSTGLHRFARTGAEHMENVRLYRIARR, encoded by the coding sequence ATGTCCGTGCCCAAGAAACGTCCTCTTCGTCGCATCGTGGTCCTCGTAATGCTTGCCTCGCTTGCTGGGGCTGCCGGGATTGTGTGGACTCTCCAACGCCCACTACCTATCAACGGAGAGCGTGTTGTCCATATTGCCCGGAGAACAACCATCGCCGGAGCGATCGACAGCATAGATGCGCAATGTACGCTTCCAACACCTGCCCTCGTGCGTATGACGGCACGGTTGATGGCTAGGATCACCCAACGCCCGGTGCATCATGGCTGGTACAGATTCACGTCTTCTGATTCGCAATGGGATGTTGTTACGGCTCTCCTGAGCGGCAGACGAAGACCTGCAATACGTGTGACCATACCGGAGGGTCTAACGTATCGAGAGATCGCGAGCATTCTGCAACGGAAGGCAGAAATAGATTCATCGGCATTTGTTTCCTGGTGCGAGCAGGACTCTGTAGTGGCAAAGTACACCGACGATGCACCGTCGATGGAGGGATATTTGATGCCCGACACCTATGATGTTCTGTGGCGCGATGACGCAAGTGCAATCGGTGAGCGTCTTGCAGAGCGTGCTCGTTCGATCTGGAATGAGTTGAACGTACGAACATCACGAAAGGAGGGTCTCACACTTGCCTCCATCGTGCAAGCGGAAGCCGCCAATGTTGCCGAGATGCCTGCAATAGCCGGAGTGTATTCGAACCGATTGAAACGAGGGATGAGACTCGAGGCAGACCCAACAGTACAATACGGCATTGGCGTCAAACGACGCGTTCTCTACCGCGACCTCGATGACTCACACGCGTACAACACATACCTCCATACCGGTCTACCGCCGGGCCCGATAGGCAATCCCGGTGCTGATGCGATCAAGGCTGCACTGCACCCCGCCGAGCATCAGTTCTTGTACTTTGTTGCGCGCGGAGACAGCACGGGCCTGCATCGCTTTGCCCGAACAGGTGCTGAACACATGGAAAACGTTCGGCTCTACCGAATTGCTCGACGTTAA